GTGCAATATGTTATTGTATCATATCCATGCCCAttacccccctcccccctcccttcccattcCCATCACTCCCTTCTTCCCAGCCATTCTCTTTACTATTTtcatggtctttctttctttctctctttctttctttctttcttcttcttcctttccttcttcttcttccttcttccttcctttctttctttctttctttctttctttttctttctttctttctttctttctttctttctttctttctttcttagtgaCCCCATTGCATTTTCAGGGTTTCTTTTAGTATCCTGGGTGAAGGGGTATTTGCCAGAGCATAGGGGTGCCTTACCAACAgttacaccactgaagaaaataggtttctcttcctctgtggccactaattttaaaatacatatatataaaacccgAAGGTGCTATTCTCTCAtttccccatcttcctcttcttcttcaacaCCTCTGATGTAAAGGACATTATTACACCTTATTAGAACTTCACCCAGATGTCCAGACAATGCACCATCTATATATTCTTCTGTATTTGCAAGCTGCATGTTCATGTAGCCGTCCACAGAGACCAGGTAGCCCTTGTACTCCATCCCCCACTTGAGTTTCACCATCACTGGCTTTCCAGTCAGTCCATTGAGAAAAGGCTTGGGATTGAGGGGTAAACTCATGGCGAACACCCGCGAGCTCTGCAACCCCACTAGCCGCCGACTCCGCCGCTGCTACCCACCCGAACTGTTCGCTCAACCTAAGATACTTCTTAAAATAAacgtttgtatgtgtatatgtggatgcaggcacatgcctgtcatcgcATGCTTATGAAGTCAGAGAACAAGGTCAGGTGTATTTCTTTGCTCCTGCCTTGTTGGGGACGGGTTTCTCTTTGTGGCTCCTCTGTGTACACACCAGCCAGCATAGCTAGCACGGGAAGCTTCAGGGATTCTGCTGTCTCCAGCGCCCATCTCTGTAGCACCGCTGGCATTACGGACACTCTTGCTGCATGTCCAGATTTCACCGGGCGTTCTTGGGATTCAGACTTAGACCTCATTAAGAGTGCTTCAGAACCTTAATTTTCCTGTAACTAAGCGTTTCAG
The sequence above is drawn from the Peromyscus leucopus breed LL Stock chromosome 1, UCI_PerLeu_2.1, whole genome shotgun sequence genome and encodes:
- the LOC114695510 gene encoding small nuclear ribonucleoprotein F, with product MSLPLNPKPFLNGLTGKPVMVKLKWGMEYKGYLVSVDGYMNMQLANTEEYIDGALSGHLGEVLIRCNNVLYIRGVEEEEEDGEMRE